ATATTTACAGCATCACCCCAGATGTCGTAGTACAATTTCGTAGCACCAATCACTCCGGCGGTGACATCGCCATAATTAAAACCGATCCTCAAGATCAATTTAAAACCTAACAAATCTCTATTAAAGTCATATATTACTTTATGCATTGCCATAGCAAAGTCTATCAATTGAAAGAGATGTGCTTGTTCGTGTTTACTTTGCTGTCTAACTTGTGGATTTAAACCGCTCGCAGCCATGAACGTACTACCAATAGTTTTGATCTTCTCCACGTTCGAGAATTCCGGTTTTTCTAACAACTCGTCAAAATCACCAATAAGTTCATTGAGCACGCGTAGGTATTCTTTGCCGCCTAAGTAAGACTCGTCATAGAGTTCATTAAAATTTACTATACTTGCAAAAATGATTCCTACGGCCCTGTGATTTTGCGAATATTTGGCGGTTGTTTTTAACTGATCAGCAACATATTTCGGTATAATATTGTGCAAAAGCCAATCGGCTTGATTTTTCATCGACTGGACACGACTTTTATCTCGTGCCGCTACCGCATTTCCATGGAAACTTAACCGATAACTGATCTCAAATTCACGATTTAAAAACCAAACTAACATCAGTAAAAGTATCATATCTAAAAAAATCTCGGAACTATACAATCTTTCGTTGTATCTGATTTCTGCTTCTCGTTGCCTCGTGAGAATAATTCTCGACGCGGAGCTTAATATAAAAGCAGGAGTATTGTCGTCCATTTCTTTCATAGCACTTGCGTTgaatttattcgtaattaaatcggTGACACGTTGATTTGCCAAGGAACGTGGATGATGTACCGAATCGTTAGTGAGTTGGTTACCGAGATTTTCTTGATTGTACGATATGTAATTCATTACAAGACAAAGAAATAGTACACCCATAAACGTTACCAAGAAATTCTTCATCCAGCAATTGAGTtgtgtaaaattacaaaaatgaacTAAACCGACAAAGATCAAATATccataataatattcaaaatttttcaagtgATGTAAATTGCTACACGAATAATTGAGAAGTATAGACGTAATTGGTAAACCAACCAAAATCGCACCGCAAGTATGCCAAGGATACCATTGcgaaaagaatttaaatatttgttgtataaACGTTGCGTGAACCATGTCCGGATATAAAAGTTGCCGAACACAAAGAGACACTGCTATAATTTGGATTGTAGTAGCACacacaaaaaatattatatagtatAATGTCGGCTCGCAAAGTAAAAAAAGCGAAACCGTGACGGCAGTGTATACCAACGccgaaattaaaatatcaaaatacgTATTGAATCTCGAGGTAGCCAGGGTGGGCGGATTACCACTGATACATTCGCTGACCTTATGAGCATTCTCTCTGTAttccttttccatttctttgtttttgaAGAAAAGAGTTACACTCGAAAGTGGTGGTTTCACGAAGTACGAGCGTTGAGAACTTACATTATCTTGAACacacctacgtgaaaaataaaacCGTACGAATTATACGACATTCTTTAAAATTCatgaaatgaaattatattatctGATTCACCTTATTAATTGCAGATCAGATTGTTTTCTTAACTTATGAAAACATGCACCAAAAGTATCCGTGACTGCTGGAGGAAACGGATAAGGTGGTACCGAAGACGACGGCTCATGGACAGAGTTCAACGTCGAACTAGAAGTATAATAGCCACTCACTCTGTGTGCCAATAAGTCTCCTTGAGCCATACCATTCATCAAAAATAACTAAAACGTGAAAATGAACTGCAGGAGGAAAAGAAGTATACCAACACTGTAGATGAATGAAATTATAACGGTGGGATACTCTTTTAATGCGGTTGTATCATTATGTTTCTTGTAATACCTGCTGCTGTATACTGCTACGTCTGCTATTACTTCTGATTCCAGAATCTTTTCTACTGCACATAGAAGAGGCACGACTGAGTGGCTCTTGACCAGACAATAAAGGACTAGAAGGTATAGGGTTTGGATCCATTTCAATATCATTTTGAGACGTATTCTGCAAAGAGATACAACTTATATACAAATGAGTCAACATGATTAAAGGTTGAAGTAAAAACTTTTTATTGATGTGATTGACCTGCCTAAATCCATTGCGATCTTCATATGATTGAGattcaattttcgatcgttcggtaaTAATTGCTTTGGCTTCTTCCATTTCTAGTGGAGTCATTTCTTCAGTAGTTCGTTGTCGTTGTAAGTATTTCCATGGTTTGTTCCTCAACTTTTTCTTTCCATAACTAGCAACAGATATCGGACTTTTATtcacattttctttttcatctgCAGTGTCAGTATCTCCATTTTCTAAGTCTAGAATACTCGGCAGAGAGTTTGCTTTCATTCTATAATTACTTGCATTAGTGACCATATGGAGATAATGATATTTCGACTTAGATTGACTATTGCAAGAGGCCAAGCGATGCCGCGTCTGCATTAGAGGTGATATACTTTTTGGAGATGCAATATTTGTTATGAATTGGTTGGTGAAATCTGATTTTAGACCTTTGATGAAATAAGTCTTAATACCTAAAATAAGAAAACAATAGTTTTTATCAAATCTTGAATACAGTGAATTCAAACAATTTACACACCATTTACCAGATCCCCTTCTTCTGTAATATATCGAtcattgagaaaactcaaaGTGTTTTCACTTAAATGAACTCTTCCTGGTTTCCCTGTACTTTCTAATTTATTTGCCAGTGTCACATCATTAGACCATACATCAAATTTAAATCTTTTAGTACCTACAATTCCACAGAGTACAGTTCCAGTGTGTACCCCAACTCTCATATTAACACCCTCTCTTCTCTCGATATCAAACTGTTTTATAGCTTCTATCATGGCTGAACATACATAGGTTACTTTTTATTTGTATGTTATCTTTTTACAatgtaacaataaaaaaaaagataaattacCTAATCCCATTTCAATACAACATTTTGCATGATCAGGTCTTGGCTCCGGGCATCCACTTACACAATAATAACAGTCTCCCAATGTGGAAATTTTCTCACACCCATGATGTTCACATAAATCATCAAATCTTTCAAAAAGATCATTTAAAATGCCTACTAGTTCTTCCGCAGTCTTATTAGAACTCATTCGTGTAAATCCAACAATATCAGCGAATAAGATACTAACATTCTCCATTGAATGCATATTGAATGGCCGAAACAGTGAACGTATATCTGTATTATTGGACGGTATTGATCCTTTTTTTAAAGAATCTTCACGCTCCCTTTCACGCTCACTTTCTTCCATTAACCAGTCTGCAACTTTGGGCGGCATTACCGAGTGAATCATTTTTTCCTTAAGTTGCTTTTCCATTTCTAGTTGACGCCGGACCAGTAGGGATTGACCAACTTTCATAAATGTACCACGCATTCTTACAAAAGTCattattaaaatatgtatacCTATCAGATGGATGCAGATTTGCATTAGGACTCTTATTCCAAGacttgtagaaaaataattatcgtcCGAAAATGGTCGATTGGATATGTTGCTACTTAAGAAATAATTTGACAATTCACCATTTTTATGGGTCAATACACTTTCCCCCAATACTGAGGTTGTATTGTTTATACCTTTGGAAATTAAGTTGTCAGATGAAGCATTTATAGTGGAATTAACATTAGCTATTGCTGATACTATGCTGGAATTCAAGTTTTTAAGaacatttgtatcgttcaaAACTCCAGATAATCTGCCCATCATTGTTTCTTGGTTAGATGACTTCAGTCCAAGCATAGATAACAGTTTTAAATCTTGAGAATATGGTGCTTGTTTTACATTTGCTGTTATATATTCGTTGTCATTGTGCATCACATTTGAAAATTGACTGTCATTGAAATTTCTCAAAGAAGAGTATGCAACTGTTGATATTTTGGTATAATCTAGTACTGCATCATTTCCTGTAGAATTATTTGATAAACTATGTTcactaaaaaatttttctcttgCAGTTTTTGTACCATATAGATAGGCagtcaaaaattcaaatagaaAGGAATAGACTGTTGATATCCCCACACAAACATACAGTGGCATTGGCAACACAgtgtaaatcaataataaaatctcAGAACATAGTGCAAAATGTCCGACTAGAGTTAAGCCATCTATGTAGGGTGGTACTATTGCGAGAAAAAGTAAAGACAGGATGCAAAGCATAGATGCAACTGCTAGTGAAATTGGTAGTAGATAGGTTTTGTAATAATCTGTATGTGTTAAATACAAGACCACTGATACCATTGCTCCGACAGTTGTGAAAACTGCTGCTATGGCTGGCCATGTTGTAGTACTATATTCTGTtccaattattacaaaatatgcCAACCATGATAAAGAAACCAATAATATATATGTTAGAGCATACCTGAAATAATAcaaagtaatatatttttaatactaattatataaatatttttctgcaacatACCGGAATCTTAATCTAATTTGTGGAAAGGCACTTCTTTTAAATTGTTCTTCAAGTATTTCCGAATCGAATTTAGGATTCCACCAAGATCTTGGTGCTGCACGTTCAAATGGTACTGGAAGGCTAATTCCACAACATCCAAGCCCTTGACCACTGTGTGCCAAATAGGTTTGTATATATGGTGCTAAAGATATATGGATTTCATCTGTGGCATCTTCACTGTTATCCTTAGCTCTTGTAAAACTAACAGATGAGCTTCGCTTTCGATTTAAAGGAGGAGTCATGCTTGACATTCAAATAATACtaaaaacagaaattatttcagATTGTATTATTTCTACAATAAAGCAAAAGTAAATGTAAATCATTTtatgtaataatatttgaaagagaaaaataaagtgTAATCATATAATATatgaattatataattaaattagctTGTTGAGTCTATGTTGTTATatgataaattatacaaatgtattctttattaatattattttattcttcttgttgcaaaataataattttaattaatagtaTTTTAAAGTCTTAGAatcatttgaaattatttcgtatttATACATAAAGATACAATAAAACTTATAATCGATGTACGacttattcaattattaagGTGGTTATGGAACATTTATTTTAAATGACAGCAAGTTCCCTAACATAATCTACAAAGTATGATTctataataaaaacaaaatatgcAGTTAAGTACGATAATGTTTTAATAGAGAAACTTATATCCAATTAATTCACCTCAATCACTGGCGAAATCGCCACAAAACTAAGAAAATCATCCTCCCTGCTGACATCGGAGATTCTTCGTGCAATCAGCTTGCTTCAAAAATTGTCATTTTGATTTTTGTCCTTTTTGCGTGGCGTTTTTAACGTTTGCAGAAAAAAATATCTTCTTGTACACAAAAACGTAAATTGAATTCGTTGCGATGCGATTACAAGTAtatattattaacaattatcattcgaacgtttcgaattttctcTTCCGTAATGCACCATAGCCATCTTGAATCTATCGATGACAGCGCCCAGGAATAGAAAGCTTATGGGTTAAAATATTTAGTGATGCTTTAAAGACAATAAATTAAACTAACAAtgaaagttacggaatggagaAATATTTAGCTCAAAGTTCAAAACATTGCGCTTTGAAACGTTCATAGTAGAGGGCTCCAAGCGACTCAAGTCAATGTAGTGCGGGCTTTCTGCTAGAGGTGCATTTTAGGATAACAATATGGCTATTATCAAAATTTGCTCACTATTCGTGGGGTACGGAATGTAAAGAAATTACGTTTCGCCACAAATAAGATAGAAAACAGATTGGACATCTAATGGAAATTAGTATCTTATAACAAAGTATCGACGTCAAAAAACTCATTGGTTTATAAATCATGCGAATATCTGTCAAGGCATATGTATGTACTCGAAGTTTCAAAGTTCGATGAAAGTAAAGTATAAAATGTAATGAACTTGGCTAAATaagaaaaacatcaaaattaattcaaatcgggtatccatgaaaatttttattcagtTAATAgaacatttaataattttaataatgaaataataaaatgaaatacacaataaaaaaacaaaaagtatAAGATAATTTAAGAACATGTAATTAATATCTTTTTCTTGAAATTCTGTAATGCTTAAGGTGAAACTAAGTTAAATTTAATTGACACGTTCAAGTGGAAAGTAGAGATTTAGGGAACTATGAACATGGTAGTTCCTAGTTCATATAATATAAACGATAATTGCGCCATCTTGTGTGGTAAAATTGGTATTACATCTGTAATATTACTACATTAAAACTACAAAGTTATGACATTAGAGACATTTGTTTCATGCTTGTTTGCACGTTGATATAGCAGAGTCGTGGTCTGATCGTAACAAATGGCTGTGTTTTACAGGTTAAAATTATGTGAATTTCCTTAACGACAGTGAAGGGAGCATAATAATTGATGGGATTAAGAAATGTCACAACAAACTGCCCTCGTACAGACTACCAGCGCAGGATCAGACATGACACCTGTGCTTGGCAGTATACAATCTATTGGACCTAATACTCAGGCATCATCTACCGTGCCTAATATACAAAGTGGCAATACAGTAGTACAGATTTTGCAGCCTCAGACTCAGTCTCAACAAACGCAATTTGTAACGCAACCACCAAAACAACAAGTAGCGCAACAACCATCtacacaacaacaacaacaacaaagttCCTTTAATGATTTTCCACAGGTACGCGATTTGTTGCATT
This window of the Ptiloglossa arizonensis isolate GNS036 chromosome 5, iyPtiAriz1_principal, whole genome shotgun sequence genome carries:
- the Ac13e gene encoding adenylyl cyclase 13E isoform X1, producing MSSMTPPLNRKRSSSVSFTRAKDNSEDATDEIHISLAPYIQTYLAHSGQGLGCCGISLPVPFERAAPRSWWNPKFDSEILEEQFKRSAFPQIRLRFRYALTYILLVSLSWLAYFVIIGTEYSTTTWPAIAAVFTTVGAMVSVVLYLTHTDYYKTYLLPISLAVASMLCILSLLFLAIVPPYIDGLTLVGHFALCSEILLLIYTVLPMPLYVCVGISTVYSFLFEFLTAYLYGTKTAREKFFSEHSLSNNSTGNDAVLDYTKISTVAYSSLRNFNDSQFSNVMHNDNEYITANVKQAPYSQDLKLLSMLGLKSSNQETMMGRLSGVLNDTNVLKNLNSSIVSAIANVNSTINASSDNLISKGINNTTSVLGESVLTHKNGELSNYFLSSNISNRPFSDDNYFSTSLGIRVLMQICIHLIGIHILIMTFVRMRGTFMKVGQSLLVRRQLEMEKQLKEKMIHSVMPPKVADWLMEESEREREREDSLKKGSIPSNNTDIRSLFRPFNMHSMENVSILFADIVGFTRMSSNKTAEELVGILNDLFERFDDLCEHHGCEKISTLGDCYYCVSGCPEPRPDHAKCCIEMGLAMIEAIKQFDIERREGVNMRVGVHTGTVLCGIVGTKRFKFDVWSNDVTLANKLESTGKPGRVHLSENTLSFLNDRYITEEGDLVNGIKTYFIKGLKSDFTNQFITNIASPKSISPLMQTRHRLASCNSQSKSKYHYLHMVTNASNYRMKANSLPSILDLENGDTDTADEKENVNKSPISVASYGKKKLRNKPWKYLQRQRTTEEMTPLEMEEAKAIITERSKIESQSYEDRNGFRQNTSQNDIEMDPNPIPSSPLLSGQEPLSRASSMCSRKDSGIRSNSRRSSIQQQLFLMNGMAQGDLLAHRVSGYYTSSSTLNSVHEPSSSVPPYPFPPAVTDTFGACFHKLRKQSDLQLIRCVQDNVSSQRSYFVKPPLSSVTLFFKNKEMEKEYRENAHKVSECISGNPPTLATSRFNTYFDILISALVYTAVTVSLFLLCEPTLYYIIFFVCATTIQIIAVSLCVRQLLYPDMVHATFIQQIFKFFSQWYPWHTCGAILVGLPITSILLNYSCSNLHHLKNFEYYYGYLIFVGLVHFCNFTQLNCWMKNFLVTFMGVLFLCLVMNYISYNQENLGNQLTNDSVHHPRSLANQRVTDLITNKFNASAMKEMDDNTPAFILSSASRIILTRQREAEIRYNERLYSSEIFLDMILLLMLVWFLNREFEISYRLSFHGNAVAARDKSRVQSMKNQADWLLHNIIPKYVADQLKTTAKYSQNHRAVGIIFASIVNFNELYDESYLGGKEYLRVLNELIGDFDELLEKPEFSNVEKIKTIGSTFMAASGLNPQVRQQSKHEQAHLFQLIDFAMAMHKVIYDFNRDLLGFKLILRIGFNYGDVTAGVIGATKLYYDIWGDAVNIASRMDSTGVAGRIQVAKNVLDVLSEQYEFEPRGQVYVKGKDNMDVFLLIGKKNDINTTTHT
- the Ac13e gene encoding adenylyl cyclase 13E isoform X2, whose product is MSSMTPPLNRKRSSSVSFTRAKDNSEDATDEIHISLAPYIQTYLAHSGQGLGCCGISLPVPFERAAPRSWWNPKFDSEILEEQFKRSAFPQIRLRFRYALTYILLVSLSWLAYFVIIGTEYSTTTWPAIAAVFTTVGAMVSVVLYLTHTDYYKTYLLPISLAVASMLCILSLLFLAIVPPYIDGLTLVGHFALCSEILLLIYTVLPMPLYVCVGISTVYSFLFEFLTAYLYGTKTAREKFFSEHSLSNNSTGNDAVLDYTKISTVAYSSLRNFNDSQFSNVMHNDNEYITANVKQAPYSQDLKLLSMLGLKSSNQETMMGRLSGVLNDTNVLKNLNSSIVSAIANVNSTINASSDNLISKGINNTTSVLGESVLTHKNGELSNYFLSSNISNRPFSDDNYFSTSLGIRVLMQICIHLIGIHILIMTFVRMRGTFMKVGQSLLVRRQLEMEKQLKEKMIHSVMPPKVADWLMEESEREREREDSLKKGSIPSNNTDIRSLFRPFNMHSMENVSILFADIVGFTRMSSNKTAEELVGILNDLFERFDDLCEHHGCEKISTLGDCYYCVSGCPEPRPDHAKCCIEMGLAMIEAIKQFDIERREGVNMRVGVHTGTVLCGIVGTKRFKFDVWSNDVTLANKLESTGKPGRVHLSENTLSFLNDRYITEEGDLVNGIKTYFIKGLKSDFTNQFITNIASPKSISPLMQTRHRLASCNSQSKSKYHYLHMVTNASNYRMKANSLPSILDLENGDTDTADEKENVNKSPISVASYGKKKLRNKPWKYLQRQRTTEEMTPLEMEEAKAIITERSKIESQSYEDRNGFRIRLKMILKWIQTLYLLVLYCLVKSHSVVPLLCAVEKILESEVIADVAVYSSSSTLNSVHEPSSSVPPYPFPPAVTDTFGACFHKLRKQSDLQLIRCVQDNVSSQRSYFVKPPLSSVTLFFKNKEMEKEYRENAHKVSECISGNPPTLATSRFNTYFDILISALVYTAVTVSLFLLCEPTLYYIIFFVCATTIQIIAVSLCVRQLLYPDMVHATFIQQIFKFFSQWYPWHTCGAILVGLPITSILLNYSCSNLHHLKNFEYYYGYLIFVGLVHFCNFTQLNCWMKNFLVTFMGVLFLCLVMNYISYNQENLGNQLTNDSVHHPRSLANQRVTDLITNKFNASAMKEMDDNTPAFILSSASRIILTRQREAEIRYNERLYSSEIFLDMILLLMLVWFLNREFEISYRLSFHGNAVAARDKSRVQSMKNQADWLLHNIIPKYVADQLKTTAKYSQNHRAVGIIFASIVNFNELYDESYLGGKEYLRVLNELIGDFDELLEKPEFSNVEKIKTIGSTFMAASGLNPQVRQQSKHEQAHLFQLIDFAMAMHKVIYDFNRDLLGFKLILRIGFNYGDVTAGVIGATKLYYDIWGDAVNIASRMDSTGVAGRIQVAKNVLDVLSEQYEFEPRGQVYVKGKDNMDVFLLIGKKNDINTTTHT